A genomic window from Massilia sp. METH4 includes:
- a CDS encoding flagellar motor protein, with protein sequence MDWSSVAGLLLALAGLIVGQALEGGNPSSLIQPAAFAIVVIGTFGAVLLQTRPATLKRGIQMTRWVFRPPPDSRILLARDIQAWNQTVRREGPLALERHMNSARDVFLAKGLRMIIDGINPDKLRQLLDTEITAYETAQRQAVRIWESAAGYSPTIGILGAVLGLIHVMENLQDPSRLGPGIAVAFVSTIYGVGLANLFFYPIANKLKNIVTAQVHQQEIAAAVFHDIASGDFSRIMDERISTLMQEY encoded by the coding sequence ATGGACTGGTCCAGCGTAGCGGGGCTCCTGCTGGCGCTGGCCGGGCTGATCGTGGGCCAGGCACTCGAAGGCGGTAACCCCTCGTCGCTGATCCAGCCGGCGGCATTCGCGATCGTGGTCATCGGCACCTTCGGTGCCGTGCTGCTGCAAACGCGGCCGGCCACCCTCAAGCGCGGTATCCAGATGACGCGCTGGGTCTTCCGGCCGCCGCCGGACAGCCGCATCCTGCTGGCCCGCGACATCCAGGCCTGGAACCAGACCGTGCGCCGCGAAGGCCCGCTGGCGCTGGAGCGCCACATGAACAGCGCGCGCGACGTGTTCCTGGCCAAGGGCCTGCGCATGATCATTGACGGCATCAACCCCGACAAGCTGCGCCAGCTGCTCGATACCGAAATCACGGCCTATGAAACGGCGCAGCGCCAGGCGGTGCGCATCTGGGAATCGGCGGCCGGCTATTCGCCCACGATCGGCATCCTGGGCGCCGTGCTGGGGCTGATCCACGTGATGGAAAACCTGCAGGACCCGTCGCGGCTGGGGCCGGGCATCGCCGTGGCGTTCGTCTCCACGATCTATGGCGTGGGTCTGGCGAACCTGTTCTTCTACCCGATCGCCAACAAGCTGAAGAACATCGTCACCGCCCAGGTGCACCAGCAGGAAATCGCCGCCGCGGTGTTCCACGACATCGCCAGCGGCGACTTCTCGCGCATCATGGACGAGCGGATCTCCACGCTGATGCAGGAGTATTAG
- the motD gene encoding flagellar motor protein MotD, translated as MSFQYRRARRPFDEEPENHERWLISYSDFITLLFAFFVVMYAISSVNIGKYRIFSDALGEALGGQGANVKPNTEVLNQPIPNPNLKKRQEMMRQERASLTKLAQDLQSTMAPLVKEGKVRVTQNSRGVSVEINASVLFDPAEARLTPESQEALTAVAEVLKNDPHAIQVEGHTDDQPVRNIYPSNWELSSMRAATVVRLFIESGVAPTRLTAVGHASNHPVASNEDPIGRARNRRVAITILSTLPDTETEIPTEPAGPAPQ; from the coding sequence ATGAGCTTCCAGTACCGCCGCGCGCGCCGCCCGTTCGATGAAGAGCCGGAAAACCACGAGCGCTGGCTGATCTCGTACTCGGATTTCATCACGCTGCTGTTCGCGTTCTTCGTGGTGATGTACGCGATCTCGTCGGTGAACATCGGCAAGTACCGGATATTTTCCGATGCGCTGGGCGAGGCGCTGGGCGGGCAGGGTGCCAACGTCAAGCCGAATACGGAAGTGCTGAACCAGCCGATCCCGAACCCGAACCTGAAGAAGCGGCAGGAAATGATGCGGCAGGAGCGCGCCTCGCTCACCAAACTGGCCCAGGACCTTCAATCGACGATGGCGCCGCTGGTCAAGGAAGGCAAGGTGCGCGTGACGCAGAACAGCCGTGGCGTGTCCGTGGAAATCAATGCCAGTGTGCTGTTCGACCCGGCCGAGGCGCGGCTGACGCCGGAATCGCAGGAAGCGCTGACCGCCGTGGCCGAGGTGCTGAAGAACGACCCGCACGCGATCCAGGTGGAAGGCCATACGGACGACCAGCCCGTGCGCAATATCTATCCGTCGAACTGGGAATTGTCGTCGATGCGCGCCGCCACGGTGGTGCGGCTGTTCATCGAATCCGGCGTCGCGCCGACGCGCCTGACGGCCGTCGGCCACGCGTCGAACCATCCGGTGGCCTCGAACGAAGACCCGATCGGGCGGGCGCGCAACCGGCGCGTGGCGATCACCATCTTGTCGACGTTGCCGGATACGGAGACGGAGATTCCGACGGAGCCGGCGGGGCCGGCACCTCAATAG
- a CDS encoding flagellar protein FlgN, whose translation MHDGAPVSMLLEEQHLLTDLLGLLKEEQQSLVAADIDRLTALTPRKAEVINRMGALAAERHAALGQAGFEPHEAGMEEWLCAHGSPDDKALWNDVLAHTREAKELNRLNGTLINKQLSHTQGALQALRPPSPGGNVYGPSGLTTTTTTSRGFLAG comes from the coding sequence ATGCATGACGGCGCCCCCGTATCGATGCTGCTGGAAGAGCAGCATTTGCTGACCGACCTGCTCGGCCTCCTGAAGGAAGAGCAGCAATCCCTGGTGGCGGCCGACATCGACAGGCTCACCGCGCTGACACCCCGTAAAGCCGAGGTGATCAACCGCATGGGCGCACTCGCCGCGGAGCGCCATGCGGCGCTGGGCCAGGCGGGCTTCGAGCCGCACGAGGCAGGCATGGAAGAGTGGTTGTGCGCCCACGGCTCGCCGGACGACAAGGCGCTGTGGAACGACGTGCTCGCGCACACGCGCGAGGCGAAGGAATTGAACCGGCTGAACGGCACGCTGATCAACAAGCAGCTGTCGCATACCCAGGGCGCCCTGCAAGCCCTGCGGCCACCGAGCCCGGGCGGCAATGTCTACGGGCCGAGCGGCTTGACCACCACGACCACGACGTCGCGCGGGTTCCTGGCAGGCTGA
- a CDS encoding RNA polymerase sigma factor FliA — MYTVKGKVNKDSLLSEHMPLVKRLAHHMKAKLPPSVEVDDLVQAGMIGLLDAINRYEETHGAQFETYAVMRIRGAMLDELRSSDWMPRTLRQDMRKVENAMSVLQQKLGRPPSESEVAKSLKLSLEDYQQMLGEGGGHQLLYYEDFKDEEGDGSFLDRYAHDEEADPLRALMDTNFRQAVINAIDVLPPREKLLMGLYYEEELNLKEIGAVMGVSESRVSQLHTQAVSRLRATLREGAWTGPA, encoded by the coding sequence ATGTACACGGTCAAAGGGAAGGTGAACAAGGATTCGCTGCTGTCGGAGCATATGCCCCTCGTGAAGCGCCTTGCTCACCACATGAAGGCAAAGTTGCCGCCCAGCGTGGAAGTGGATGACCTGGTACAGGCGGGCATGATCGGCCTGCTCGACGCGATCAACCGCTACGAGGAAACGCACGGCGCCCAGTTCGAAACCTATGCGGTGATGCGCATCCGGGGCGCCATGCTCGACGAATTGCGCAGCAGCGACTGGATGCCCCGCACGCTGCGGCAGGACATGCGCAAGGTCGAGAACGCCATGTCGGTGCTGCAGCAGAAGCTGGGCCGGCCGCCATCGGAATCCGAGGTGGCCAAGTCCCTCAAGCTGTCCCTCGAGGATTACCAGCAGATGCTGGGCGAGGGCGGCGGCCACCAGCTCCTGTACTACGAAGACTTCAAGGATGAAGAGGGCGATGGCAGCTTCCTCGACCGCTACGCGCACGACGAAGAGGCAGACCCGCTGCGCGCCCTCATGGACACCAATTTCCGCCAGGCCGTCATCAATGCCATCGATGTATTGCCGCCCCGCGAGAAACTGTTGATGGGCCTGTACTACGAAGAAGAATTGAACCTGAAGGAAATCGGCGCCGTCATGGGCGTTTCCGAATCACGTGTCTCGCAGTTGCATACCCAGGCGGTGTCCCGGCTGCGCGCCACATTGCGGGAGGGTGCATGGACTGGTCCAGCGTAG